Proteins found in one Candidatus Margulisiibacteriota bacterium genomic segment:
- the dnaK gene encoding molecular chaperone DnaK, giving the protein MAQEKIIGIDLGTTNSCVAVMMGGESTVIPNAEGGRTTPSIVSFLKDGSRVVGQVAKRQAVTNPEHTLSSIKRFIGRRFDEVSAELKYISFRVTSGGKGEVKIKVDDKDYTPPEISAMVLQKMKQSAEDFLGESVKKAVITVPAYFNDSQRQATKDAGTIAGLEVVRIINEPTAAALAYGLDKKKNEKIAVYDLGGGTFDVSILEIGDGVFEVKSTNGDTHLGGDDFDQTIIQWLLDEFKKDQGVDLGKDRMAMQRLKEAAEKAKCELSTSTESEINLPFITADQSGPKHLVIKLTRAKLEQLVTPLIERSMIPCRKALEDAGLSTKEIDEVILVGGQTRMPKVQEAVKSYFGKEPHKGVNPDEVVAIGAALQGGVLAGEVKELVLLDVTPLTLGIETLGSVMTPLIERNTTIPTSKSQVFSTAADGQTSVEVHVLQGERPMAADNRSLGRFHLDGIPPAPRGIPQVEVTFDIDANGILNVKAKDKGTNKEQKITITASSGLSKDEIEKMKKEAASHEADDKQRKDEAEVRNQADGLCYTAEKTLKDAGDKVDAPTKDKIEKAIAETRKVLAEKDTAAIKAAFEALQKEVYEMSAKLYKEATPPPSEGQGEGQGGGQPEGKTVDADYEVKDKE; this is encoded by the coding sequence ATGGCACAAGAAAAGATTATCGGTATCGATCTGGGAACTACGAACAGCTGCGTCGCGGTGATGATGGGGGGAGAATCGACGGTCATTCCAAACGCCGAAGGAGGCCGGACCACCCCGTCGATCGTTTCGTTCCTGAAAGACGGCTCCCGGGTCGTCGGCCAGGTCGCCAAACGGCAAGCGGTCACCAATCCGGAACACACCCTCTCCTCGATCAAACGGTTCATCGGCCGGCGCTTCGACGAAGTCAGCGCGGAATTGAAATATATCTCCTTCCGGGTCACTTCCGGCGGTAAAGGGGAAGTTAAGATCAAAGTTGACGACAAGGATTACACTCCGCCGGAAATCTCCGCCATGGTCCTGCAAAAAATGAAGCAGTCGGCGGAAGACTTCCTCGGCGAAAGCGTCAAGAAAGCGGTCATCACCGTCCCGGCCTACTTTAATGACAGCCAGCGCCAAGCGACCAAAGACGCCGGGACGATCGCCGGGCTGGAGGTCGTAAGAATTATCAACGAACCGACCGCCGCCGCCCTCGCCTACGGCCTCGACAAAAAGAAGAACGAAAAGATCGCCGTCTATGACCTTGGCGGCGGGACCTTCGACGTTTCGATCCTGGAGATCGGCGACGGGGTCTTCGAAGTCAAATCGACCAACGGCGATACCCACCTTGGCGGCGACGACTTCGACCAGACGATTATCCAATGGCTCCTCGACGAGTTCAAAAAAGACCAGGGAGTTGACCTCGGTAAAGATCGGATGGCAATGCAGCGGCTCAAGGAAGCGGCCGAGAAAGCCAAATGCGAACTCTCCACGTCGACTGAAAGCGAGATCAACCTGCCGTTTATCACCGCCGACCAGAGCGGCCCGAAACATTTGGTCATCAAACTGACCCGGGCGAAACTGGAACAATTGGTCACCCCGCTGATCGAACGTTCGATGATCCCCTGCCGCAAAGCCTTAGAAGACGCGGGACTCTCGACCAAAGAGATCGACGAGGTGATCTTAGTCGGCGGCCAGACCCGGATGCCAAAAGTCCAGGAAGCGGTAAAATCTTACTTCGGTAAAGAACCGCATAAAGGGGTCAACCCCGACGAAGTCGTCGCCATCGGCGCCGCTCTTCAGGGTGGCGTTCTGGCCGGTGAAGTTAAAGAACTGGTCCTGCTCGACGTCACGCCGCTGACCCTTGGTATTGAAACCCTCGGCAGTGTCATGACCCCGCTGATCGAGCGGAACACCACTATCCCGACCAGCAAGAGCCAGGTCTTCTCGACCGCGGCCGACGGCCAAACTTCCGTTGAAGTCCACGTCCTGCAGGGGGAACGGCCGATGGCGGCCGATAACCGGAGCCTGGGGCGCTTCCATCTGGACGGCATTCCCCCCGCGCCGCGCGGCATTCCGCAGGTCGAGGTCACCTTTGACATCGACGCCAACGGGATCCTGAACGTCAAAGCCAAGGATAAAGGGACCAACAAGGAACAGAAGATCACTATCACCGCCTCGTCTGGCCTTTCCAAAGACGAGATCGAAAAGATGAAGAAAGAAGCCGCCTCCCACGAAGCGGACGACAAACAGCGCAAAGATGAGGCCGAGGTCAGGAACCAGGCGGACGGGCTCTGCTACACCGCCGAAAAGACCCTCAAAGACGCGGGAGACAAAGTCGACGCTCCCACCAAAGATAAGATCGAAAAAGCGATCGCCGAAACCCGGAAGGTCCTGGCGGAAAAAGATACCGCCGCCATCAAAGCGGCCTTTGAAGCGTTGCAAAAAGAGGTCTATGAAATGTCGGCCAAGCTCTACAAAGAAGCGACACCGCCGCCAAGCGAAGGCCAAGGTGAAGGTCAAGGCGGAGGCCAACCGGAAGGCAAGACGGTCGACGCCGACTATGAAGTAAAAGATAAGGAATAA
- the grpE gene encoding nucleotide exchange factor GrpE, which produces MAEETINPVEQELEETKNRYLRCLADFDNYKKRTAAEREQFAQFANETIVTDLLPIVDGLKRALDAAAAAKMAEEMLKGIALVKKQFEDTLGKHGLKEIEAVGQPYDPNLHEAILQKEDSGPAGIVIEEMQKGYVFRGRVIRPSMVIVSKK; this is translated from the coding sequence ATGGCCGAAGAAACAATTAATCCCGTAGAACAAGAATTAGAAGAGACAAAAAATCGTTATTTGCGCTGCTTAGCCGATTTTGATAATTATAAGAAACGGACCGCGGCCGAACGCGAACAGTTTGCCCAGTTCGCCAACGAAACGATCGTCACCGACCTCCTCCCCATCGTCGACGGCTTGAAGCGGGCGTTAGACGCCGCCGCCGCGGCCAAGATGGCGGAAGAGATGCTCAAAGGGATCGCCCTGGTCAAGAAACAGTTCGAAGATACCCTTGGCAAACACGGCCTCAAGGAGATCGAAGCGGTCGGCCAGCCTTACGACCCGAACCTGCACGAAGCGATCCTACAGAAAGAAGATAGCGGTCCCGCCGGGATCGTCATTGAAGAGATGCAAAAAGGTTACGTTTTTCGCGGCCGGGTGATCAGGCCATCGATGGTAATTGTGAGCAAGAAATGA
- the hemW gene encoding radical SAM family heme chaperone HemW, translating into MAAPSLYIHLPFCKKKCNYCDFVSYAGKEELIDEYVETLIQEIKLQLPTLDAPLSTIFFGGGTPTLLEPKHYEKILTTLSWKPATMSSRLPEIEITIEANPGTADLNKLKELRSLGINRLSIGIQSFHDHHLQTLGRIHSSSQALHFYEDARAVGFENISLDLIFALPDQSFEEWKKDLQQAIALNPEHLSAYSLQIEEGTPFWEMTNDKLKMKNEGKALNLPTEEVALAMYEYTIEALWLTGYKHYEISNFAKAGKECRHNLHYWQMGNWLGVGAGAHSHVDGKLWANVDSIEEYLIRKPATVSSRFPDEARRNELLFMGLRLLDGLPTEKFHGFEKEVAELIADGLLKEENGNYKLTKQGLYLGNLVFEKFV; encoded by the coding sequence ATGGCCGCCCCTTCTCTCTACATTCACCTTCCCTTCTGCAAAAAGAAATGCAACTATTGCGATTTTGTTTCCTATGCCGGTAAAGAAGAGTTGATTGACGAATATGTTGAGACGCTGATCCAGGAAATAAAGCTCCAACTTCCTACGCTCGACGCTCCACTTTCTACTATCTTCTTTGGTGGCGGAACGCCCACCCTCCTTGAGCCAAAGCATTACGAAAAGATCCTAACAACCCTTTCCTGGAAGCCAGCGACAATGTCGTCGCGGCTTCCAGAGATTGAAATAACAATTGAGGCTAATCCCGGAACCGCCGACCTGAACAAGCTAAAAGAGCTCCGCTCGCTTGGCATCAACCGGCTCTCGATCGGGATCCAATCCTTTCACGATCACCATCTTCAAACTCTAGGGCGGATCCACTCTTCGTCCCAAGCCCTTCACTTCTATGAAGACGCGCGGGCGGTCGGTTTTGAAAACATTAGCCTCGACCTGATCTTTGCCCTCCCCGATCAGTCTTTTGAAGAGTGGAAAAAAGATCTGCAACAAGCGATCGCCCTTAATCCGGAACATCTTTCGGCTTATAGTTTACAAATTGAGGAAGGAACACCTTTCTGGGAAATGACAAATGACAAATTAAAAATGAAAAATGAAGGTAAAGCATTAAATCTACCAACGGAAGAAGTCGCCTTAGCCATGTATGAATACACCATCGAGGCCCTTTGGCTGACCGGCTACAAGCATTATGAGATCTCTAACTTCGCAAAAGCTGGCAAAGAGTGCCGCCACAACCTCCACTATTGGCAGATGGGGAATTGGCTTGGCGTTGGGGCCGGCGCGCATTCGCATGTTGACGGGAAATTGTGGGCCAATGTTGATAGCATCGAAGAATATCTCATCAGAAAACCTGCGACAGTCTCGTCGCGGTTTCCTGATGAAGCAAGGAGGAACGAACTCCTTTTCATGGGCCTTCGCTTGCTCGACGGCCTCCCAACCGAAAAATTCCATGGGTTCGAAAAAGAGGTCGCGGAACTAATTGCGGATGGCTTATTAAAAGAAGAGAACGGCAATTATAAGCTGACTAAACAAGGTCTTTATCTGGGGAACCTGGTTTTCGAGAAGTTTGTCTGA
- the lepA gene encoding translation elongation factor 4, which produces MLKKIRNFSIIAHIDHGKSTLADRLLEFTGTIAKRDMKAQILDSMDLERERGITIKAQAIRMNYKGYIINLIDTPGHVDFSYEVSRSLAACEGALLLIDASQGIEAQTLANANLATQAKLKIIPVINKIDLPAAEPEKIKEEIENIFAISRDEVILASAKEGIGISEILDAVIERVPPPEGDPDAPLQALIFDSHYDSFRGVIAYVRIVNGRIKAGQKIKMMGAGGEFEIQEVGTLKLGLMPQEELTAGEVGYVVANIKNVKECRVGDTITNLVKPAAHMLPGYVQIKPMVFCGFYPLAGEDYENLKDAVGKLQLNDGALFFEPETSAALGYGLRCGFLGLLHLEIIQERLEREFNLNIIATAPNVVYKVNLFNKEARYVDNPSMMPPVGEISSVEEPYLKLTIFTPSDYVGSVMDLSIDKRATFINMEYLDQKRVMLTFEMPLSEIISEYHDQLKSVTRGYASMDYELIGYKESDLVKLDILLNGEPVDALSIIVHREKAYYKGKKLVEKLKEVIPRHQFQIPIQASIGAKVIARENISAMGKNVLAKCYGGDITRKRKLLEKQKEGKKRMKRVGRVDLPQEAFLAVLRIGT; this is translated from the coding sequence ATGTTGAAAAAAATTCGGAACTTCTCGATCATCGCCCACATCGACCACGGCAAGTCGACCCTGGCCGACCGCCTGCTCGAATTTACCGGCACGATCGCCAAACGGGACATGAAAGCCCAGATCCTCGATTCCATGGACCTGGAGAGGGAACGCGGCATCACCATTAAAGCCCAGGCGATCAGGATGAATTATAAAGGTTATATCATCAACCTGATCGACACCCCCGGGCATGTCGACTTTTCTTATGAAGTTTCCCGCTCACTTGCCGCCTGCGAAGGAGCCCTTCTCCTGATCGACGCCTCCCAGGGGATCGAAGCGCAAACTCTGGCCAACGCCAACCTGGCGACCCAGGCCAAGCTGAAGATCATCCCGGTCATCAACAAGATCGACCTCCCGGCGGCCGAACCGGAAAAGATCAAGGAAGAGATCGAAAATATTTTTGCCATCAGCCGGGACGAGGTCATCCTCGCCTCCGCCAAAGAAGGGATCGGTATCAGTGAGATCCTTGACGCGGTCATTGAACGGGTCCCGCCCCCGGAAGGCGACCCTGACGCCCCGCTCCAAGCCCTGATCTTCGATTCGCATTACGACTCTTTTCGCGGGGTCATCGCCTATGTCCGGATCGTTAACGGCCGGATCAAAGCGGGCCAGAAGATCAAAATGATGGGAGCCGGCGGCGAGTTCGAGATCCAGGAGGTCGGGACCTTGAAGCTTGGTTTGATGCCGCAGGAAGAGCTGACCGCCGGCGAAGTCGGTTATGTTGTCGCTAATATTAAGAACGTTAAAGAATGCCGGGTCGGTGACACCATTACCAACCTGGTCAAACCAGCCGCCCACATGCTCCCCGGCTACGTCCAGATCAAACCGATGGTCTTTTGCGGTTTCTACCCTTTAGCCGGTGAAGATTATGAAAATCTGAAGGACGCGGTCGGCAAACTTCAACTCAACGACGGCGCCCTTTTCTTTGAACCGGAAACTTCCGCCGCTCTCGGCTACGGGCTCCGTTGCGGCTTTCTTGGCCTCCTTCATTTGGAGATCATCCAGGAACGGCTGGAGCGCGAGTTTAACCTGAACATCATCGCCACCGCCCCCAACGTCGTCTACAAAGTAAACCTGTTCAATAAAGAAGCCCGGTACGTCGACAATCCATCAATGATGCCCCCCGTCGGTGAGATCTCATCGGTCGAAGAACCATATCTTAAGCTGACGATCTTTACTCCATCCGACTATGTCGGCTCGGTCATGGACTTATCGATCGACAAGCGGGCGACCTTTATTAATATGGAATATCTTGATCAAAAGCGGGTCATGCTGACCTTTGAAATGCCCCTCTCCGAGATCATCTCTGAATATCACGACCAGCTAAAATCGGTCACTCGCGGCTATGCTTCCATGGATTACGAACTGATCGGCTATAAAGAATCTGACCTGGTGAAGCTCGACATCCTTCTCAACGGGGAACCGGTCGACGCCTTATCGATCATCGTCCACCGGGAAAAGGCTTACTATAAAGGGAAGAAACTAGTCGAGAAGCTCAAGGAAGTGATCCCCCGCCACCAGTTCCAGATCCCGATCCAGGCTTCGATCGGCGCCAAGGTCATCGCCCGAGAAAATATCTCCGCCATGGGAAAGAACGTCCTCGCCAAATGTTACGGCGGCGACATCACCCGCAAACGCAAACTGCTGGAAAAGCAAAAAGAAGGAAAGAAGCGGATGAAACGGGTCGGCCGGGTCGACCTGCCGCAAGAAGCATTCCTGGCGGTGCTCCGGATCGGAACCTAA
- a CDS encoding S-layer homology domain-containing protein codes for MTNDKLKMTNGVSPSRLLKYFGRLTLFLLIAYCFMLPAFAALDLSEIGVGARPLGMGKAYFAIADDASAIFTNPAGLALNDRLNYTSMSGSMLGDANYLMLGLSDSFLIGKFGLGYVNASVGSIPLTRLIGSGPSLEVERYAQTDYSSSMVFLSYGTKLSRLLRNNAGSGISLGGTLKYYFQGFNGGGDTMKDTVGYGMDLDLGMLWDVNDWTTYGLTFQNVLPTNLGGKFVWKERNGHPEVVESIPMITHLAGRFKLLGPLGLQRLTDQRLDLAIEYEKNNNLNWPDTYHLGFEYWPISMLAIRTGIDQKARATETGTGVDSNYTFGVGTVWEGFTFDYAYHQFGELSENTSHFFSFGYRGIEKIWDKTGKKKEERKKPTIPAPEIVPKPSLEAFSDVPEGHWARKPIQYLATLNIFPGDADKKFRPDKEMTRGEMAVLLIKAKGFTVGKEINVKFRDVPLQSYEAPYISLAVERKYISGFPDGKFQPKKRLTRAETAVIMAKFSGLYMKPKVEAKPFPDVTVKHWAAPAIGADKAAGFFEYLSGKNFLPNAFITRAEAAEVISKTPFAKQQIEQLISGSKFD; via the coding sequence ATGACAAATGACAAATTAAAAATGACAAATGGGGTCTCCCCATCGCGATTATTAAAATACTTCGGCCGTCTTACCCTGTTTTTGCTGATCGCTTATTGCTTTATGCTTCCCGCTTTCGCCGCTCTTGACTTAAGCGAGATAGGGGTTGGGGCCCGGCCGCTCGGCATGGGGAAAGCTTATTTTGCCATCGCCGATGACGCCAGCGCGATCTTCACCAACCCGGCTGGCTTGGCTCTTAATGACCGCTTAAACTACACCAGCATGAGCGGTTCGATGCTGGGAGATGCCAACTATCTGATGCTTGGCTTGAGCGACAGTTTCCTGATCGGCAAGTTCGGCCTTGGCTATGTTAATGCCTCGGTCGGCTCGATCCCTTTGACCAGGCTGATCGGTTCCGGGCCGAGCCTCGAAGTTGAACGTTACGCCCAGACCGATTACTCCTCGAGCATGGTCTTTCTTTCTTACGGCACCAAGCTTAGCCGTCTGCTGCGCAACAACGCGGGGAGCGGGATCTCCCTCGGCGGGACTTTGAAATATTACTTCCAGGGCTTTAACGGCGGTGGGGATACGATGAAGGATACCGTCGGCTACGGAATGGACCTTGATCTTGGTATGTTGTGGGATGTTAATGACTGGACGACTTACGGTCTGACTTTTCAGAATGTATTGCCGACCAACCTGGGCGGGAAATTCGTTTGGAAAGAACGGAACGGCCATCCGGAAGTGGTGGAAAGCATCCCGATGATAACCCACTTGGCCGGCCGCTTTAAACTGCTCGGCCCGCTTGGTTTGCAGCGTTTGACCGACCAGCGGCTTGATCTGGCGATCGAATACGAGAAAAATAACAACCTGAACTGGCCCGATACTTACCATCTCGGCTTTGAATATTGGCCGATCTCGATGTTAGCGATCCGGACCGGGATCGACCAAAAAGCGAGAGCGACCGAAACAGGGACCGGGGTCGACAGCAATTATACCTTCGGGGTGGGGACCGTCTGGGAAGGCTTTACTTTTGATTACGCTTATCACCAGTTCGGCGAACTGTCCGAAAATACTTCGCACTTCTTCTCCTTTGGTTATCGGGGGATCGAAAAGATCTGGGACAAGACCGGCAAGAAGAAAGAAGAGCGTAAAAAACCGACTATTCCGGCGCCGGAGATCGTTCCCAAACCGTCGCTGGAAGCGTTCTCCGACGTGCCGGAAGGGCACTGGGCCCGTAAGCCGATCCAATACCTGGCGACCCTGAATATTTTTCCGGGGGATGCCGACAAGAAATTCCGGCCCGACAAAGAGATGACCCGCGGCGAGATGGCCGTCCTGCTGATCAAGGCCAAAGGGTTTACGGTCGGTAAAGAGATCAACGTTAAGTTTAGAGATGTCCCGCTCCAGTCGTATGAGGCGCCGTATATCAGCCTGGCGGTGGAGCGCAAATATATCAGCGGGTTCCCGGATGGTAAATTCCAGCCTAAAAAACGGCTGACCCGGGCCGAGACCGCGGTGATCATGGCCAAGTTCTCCGGCCTGTACATGAAGCCGAAAGTTGAAGCCAAACCGTTCCCGGACGTTACCGTTAAGCACTGGGCGGCGCCGGCGATCGGCGCCGACAAAGCGGCCGGTTTCTTTGAATATTTGAGCGGCAAGAACTTTCTCCCCAATGCTTTTATTACCCGGGCCGAAGCGGCCGAGGTCATCTCCAAAACTCCTTTCGCCAAACAGCAGATCGAGCAGTTGATCTCCGGCAGTAAGTTCGACTAA